TCCTGCGACGTGGTGAAGCCGAGATCGCGCAGTATGTGCAGCTGTTCATCCCAGGCGATATCAACACCGCCGAGAGATTTCACGCGCGACTTGCGGAGGGTGAAGCTGCGCGATGTATCGGGCACTGCGCCCGCGATCACCAGTTCGGAGGCTTTGCCGCCACAGAGTTCGAGGATCATGCGGGTGGCGATTTCAGCACCCACTTGGGTAAACGCCGGATCAACGCCGCGCTCGAAGCGATAGCGCGCATCCGAGTGGATGCCGAGCTTGCGGCCCGCCGCAGCGGTGAGGCGCGGATCGAAATAGGCGGCTTCGAGGAACACATTGTTGGTGGTGTCGGAGCAGCCCGACGCTTCGCCACCCATAATGCCGGCAATGCCTTCGGCATGGGCGTCATCGGCGATCACCGTCATGCTGCTGTTCAGCGTGTAGGTCTTGCCATCAAGCGCCAGAATGGTTTCGCCGTCTTTCGCAAGGCGCGCGCCGACATTGCCGGTGACTTTATCCGCGTCGAAAACATGCAGCGGGCGGCCATAGGCGAAGGTCATGAAATTGGTGATATCGACCAGCACAGAAATCGGGCGCAGGCCAATCGCGGTGAGGCGTTGCTGCAGCCATTTCGGCGAAGGGCCGTTCTTCACGCCCTTGAAATAGCGACCAACGAACAGCTTGCAGCTGTTGCCATCTTCACTCGAGAGCTTCACGCCGATGGGCGACTTGAACGTGCCCTTCACTGGATCGGCCTTGATGGGCTTCAAGGTGCCGAGGCCCTTGGCGGCCAGATCGCGCGCCAATCCATGCACACCCAAAGCGTCCGGCCGGTTGGCGGTGACCTTGATGTAAATCATCGGATCATCGAGGCCCAAGGCCACGGCGGCAGGCGTGCCCACCGGCCAGTCGCCCTGCACTTCGATAATGCCGTCATGTTCTTCCGAGAGCTTCAGCTCGCGTTCCGAACACATCATGGCCTGCGATTCCACGCCACGAATGGTGGCGGGTGCGAAGACTGTGCCATTCACCGGAATGACCACGCCGGGCTGCGCAATGATCGCTTTCATGCCGGCGCGCGCATTGGGCGCGCCGCAGACGACCTGCTTGATGCCCTGGTCGGTTTCCACCTTGCAGAGCTTCAGCTTGTCGGCATTCGGATGCTTCTCGGCTTCGAGCACATAGGCAACCTTGAAGGCGGCCAGTTCCTTGCTCTGGTCTTGGACTTCTTCGACTTCGAGGCCAACACCGATCAGGCCCTCGAGGATTTCATCGAGGGAGGCCTTGGTGTCGAGATGTTCCTTCAGCCAGGAGAGGGTGAATTTCATGACAGGCCTCCTGCGAGGGTAGGAACTTGCAAGGCGCGGAAGCCGTAGTGCCTCAGCCAGCGCAAGTCGCTTTCGAAGAAGGCGCGCAGATCGGGGATGCCGTATTTCAGCATGGCCAATCTATCGAGGCCCATGCCGAAGGCGAAGCCTTGCACCTTGTCGGGGTCGAGGCCGCCGGCGCGGATCACGTTCGGATGCACCATGCCTGAGCCCAGAATTTCCAGCCACTTGTCTCCGGTGCCGATTTTCAGCTGGCCGCCTTCGCGGGCATATTGAATATCGACCTCCATTGACGGCTCGGTGAAAGGAAAATGCGATGCACGGAAACGCATCTTCACTTCATCCACCTCGAAGAAGGCCTTACAGAATTCGGCGAGGATCCATTTCAGGTTTCCCAGATGCGTGGTCTCGTCCAGCACCAGGCCTTCGACCTGGTTGAACATCGGCGTGTGCGTCATGTCGCTGTCGGAACGGAAGGTGCGGCCGGGGGCGATGATGCGGATCGGCGGCTTCTGCGAGAGCATGGTGCGGATTTGCACAGGTGAGGTGTGCGTGCGCAGGACCATG
This genomic interval from Aestuariivirga litoralis contains the following:
- the pheT gene encoding phenylalanine--tRNA ligase subunit beta, with the translated sequence MKFTLSWLKEHLDTKASLDEILEGLIGVGLEVEEVQDQSKELAAFKVAYVLEAEKHPNADKLKLCKVETDQGIKQVVCGAPNARAGMKAIIAQPGVVIPVNGTVFAPATIRGVESQAMMCSERELKLSEEHDGIIEVQGDWPVGTPAAVALGLDDPMIYIKVTANRPDALGVHGLARDLAAKGLGTLKPIKADPVKGTFKSPIGVKLSSEDGNSCKLFVGRYFKGVKNGPSPKWLQQRLTAIGLRPISVLVDITNFMTFAYGRPLHVFDADKVTGNVGARLAKDGETILALDGKTYTLNSSMTVIADDAHAEGIAGIMGGEASGCSDTTNNVFLEAAYFDPRLTAAAGRKLGIHSDARYRFERGVDPAFTQVGAEIATRMILELCGGKASELVIAGAVPDTSRSFTLRKSRVKSLGGVDIAWDEQLHILRDLGFTTSQDGVAQVPSWRPDVHGEADLVEEVCRIHGLDNVPPAAMSRPHDIARPILNPLQKRMLASRRMLATRGFNECATWAFLTEAQSALFGGGKPELKLANPISSELSDMRPSLLPNLIAAAGRNAARGFGDVQLAEVGHAYAGDKMADETLRAGGVRRGDAISRSVQGGARVVDAFDAKADALAVIEACGLAASTLQVVQGAPAWFHPGRSGTIQMGPQNKLAYFGEIHPKVLQAMDVKGPLVAFEVILNALPASKQKGASRAALSISDLLPVSRDFAFVVEDKVQAAELIKAVKGVDKVMITDAAVFDVYKLEGGKKSLAVEVTLQPKEKTFTEEDIAAISAKIVATAQKAVGATLRG
- the pheS gene encoding phenylalanine--tRNA ligase subunit alpha produces the protein MSDLASLESEILAQVSAAADEPAIEAVRVSALGKKGVISERMATLGKMAPDERKAAGAALNVLKDKVSEALSARKAVLGEAALEARLATETLDMTLPVRPQMQGTIHPVSQVWEEVVQIFGDLGFSVAEGPHIEDDFHNFDALNMPPDHPARQEHDTFYFNEKPDGSRMVLRTHTSPVQIRTMLSQKPPIRIIAPGRTFRSDSDMTHTPMFNQVEGLVLDETTHLGNLKWILAEFCKAFFEVDEVKMRFRASHFPFTEPSMEVDIQYAREGGQLKIGTGDKWLEILGSGMVHPNVIRAGGLDPDKVQGFAFGMGLDRLAMLKYGIPDLRAFFESDLRWLRHYGFRALQVPTLAGGLS